From Cronobacter turicensis z3032, the proteins below share one genomic window:
- the ycjW gene encoding Uncharacterized HTH-type transcriptional regulator ycjW: protein MWWSTGMSPTIYDIARVAKVSKSTVSRVLNNQTNISDAARERVLKAIEELHYQPNKMARALTSSGFDAIMVISTRSTKTTAGNPFFSEVLHAIMARAEETGFDVILQTSRNSEDDLQKCLTRIHQKMIKGIIMLSAPADETFFAKLDECAIPVVVIGNVAGNYQHIASVDTDNYHDSIALTDTLIERGCQRIACLHAPLDYHVSVDRLAGFRASLAKHQWANEAALTVDGGYTQERALDAARRLLALPEPPDAVFATDSLKLMSIYRAAAERGIAIPDALTVVGYSNETLSFLLAPPPGGINVPTRQLGDVSSALLFARINGEPIPARTLIPTTII from the coding sequence ATGTGGTGGAGCACGGGAATGTCCCCAACCATTTACGATATTGCCCGCGTGGCGAAAGTGTCCAAATCAACGGTGTCGCGCGTGCTGAATAATCAGACCAATATTTCCGACGCGGCGCGCGAGCGGGTTTTAAAAGCCATAGAAGAATTACATTATCAGCCCAATAAAATGGCGCGCGCGCTAACCTCTTCCGGTTTCGACGCGATTATGGTGATATCCACGCGCTCGACGAAAACCACGGCCGGTAATCCTTTTTTCTCTGAAGTGCTGCACGCGATAATGGCGCGTGCGGAAGAAACAGGTTTTGACGTTATTCTCCAGACGTCACGTAACAGCGAAGATGACTTACAGAAATGCCTGACGCGCATTCATCAGAAGATGATTAAAGGCATTATTATGCTGAGCGCGCCAGCGGACGAAACCTTTTTCGCAAAGCTTGATGAATGCGCTATTCCGGTTGTGGTCATAGGTAACGTCGCGGGGAATTATCAGCATATTGCATCGGTCGATACTGATAATTATCACGACAGCATCGCGCTGACCGATACGCTTATCGAGAGAGGTTGCCAGCGCATCGCCTGCCTGCACGCGCCGCTGGATTATCATGTGTCTGTGGACCGACTGGCCGGGTTTCGCGCAAGCCTCGCGAAGCATCAATGGGCTAATGAGGCCGCGTTGACGGTGGACGGCGGCTACACCCAGGAGCGCGCGCTCGACGCGGCGCGCCGCCTGCTGGCGCTGCCCGAACCGCCCGATGCGGTTTTCGCCACCGACAGCCTGAAACTGATGAGCATTTACCGTGCCGCCGCCGAGCGCGGCATTGCAATCCCGGATGCGCTCACGGTCGTCGGCTACAGCAACGAAACGCTCTCTTTCCTGCTCGCCCCGCCGCCCGGTGGTATTAACGTTCCCACCCGGCAATTAGGCGATGTCAGCAGCGCGCTGCTTTTCGCCCGCATCAACGGTGAGCCGATTCCAGCCCGCACATTAATTCCCACTACGATTATTTAA
- the ycjV gene encoding Uncharacterized ABC transporter ATP-binding protein ycjV has protein sequence MAQLSLQHIQKIYDNQVHVVKDFNLEIADKEFIVFVGPSGCGKSTTLRMIAGLEAISGGDLLIDGVRMNDVPAKARNIAMVFQNYALYPHMTVYDNMAFGLKMQKVAPDVIEERVAWAAQILGLKEYLKRKPGALSGGQRQRVALGRAIVREAGVFLMDEPLSNLDAKLRVQMRAEISKLHQKLNTTMIYVTHDQTEAMTMATRIVIMKDGIVQQVGAPKEVYNHPANMFVAGFIGSPAMNFIRGALDGEYFVTETLKLPLPADKLARLNDSGYQRKAVVLGIRPEDIFPGATGEETTEAKITVAELTGAEFMLYATVGGHEMVVRAGADKHYQAEQRIQLAFDMNKCHVFDSETESAIV, from the coding sequence ATGGCTCAACTCTCTTTACAACACATTCAGAAGATTTATGACAACCAGGTTCATGTCGTCAAAGACTTCAATCTGGAGATCGCCGATAAAGAGTTTATTGTTTTCGTCGGGCCGTCAGGCTGCGGCAAATCCACCACGCTGCGCATGATCGCGGGGCTGGAGGCCATCAGCGGCGGCGATCTGCTGATTGACGGCGTGCGTATGAACGACGTGCCCGCCAAAGCGCGCAATATCGCGATGGTGTTTCAGAACTACGCGCTGTATCCGCATATGACGGTCTATGACAACATGGCGTTCGGGCTGAAAATGCAGAAAGTAGCGCCGGACGTTATCGAAGAGCGCGTCGCCTGGGCGGCGCAGATCCTCGGGCTTAAAGAGTACCTGAAGCGCAAACCGGGCGCGCTTTCCGGCGGCCAGCGCCAGCGCGTGGCGCTGGGGCGTGCGATTGTCCGCGAGGCGGGCGTATTCCTGATGGATGAGCCGCTCTCGAATCTCGACGCTAAACTGCGCGTTCAGATGCGTGCGGAAATTAGCAAGCTGCACCAGAAGCTTAACACCACCATGATCTACGTGACCCACGATCAGACCGAAGCGATGACGATGGCGACGCGGATTGTCATTATGAAAGACGGTATCGTGCAACAGGTCGGCGCGCCGAAAGAGGTCTATAACCATCCGGCGAATATGTTTGTGGCTGGTTTTATCGGCTCGCCCGCGATGAATTTTATTCGCGGGGCGCTCGACGGTGAGTATTTCGTAACGGAAACGCTGAAACTGCCGCTGCCAGCGGATAAACTCGCGCGGCTTAATGACAGCGGCTATCAGCGTAAAGCCGTGGTATTAGGCATTCGCCCCGAGGATATTTTCCCCGGCGCCACTGGCGAAGAAACTACTGAAGCGAAAATTACCGTCGCGGAATTAACCGGCGCGGAATTTATGCTTTATGCCACCGTGGGCGGACATGAAATGGTGGTGCGCGCAGGCGCGGATAAACATTATCAGGCCGAACAGCGTATTCAGCTGGCTTTCGATATGAATAAATGCCACGTTTTCGACAGCGAAACGGAAAGCGCGATAGTCTGA
- the ycjU gene encoding Putative beta-phosphoglucomutase, whose amino-acid sequence MQPDAVIFDLDGVITDTAHLHFVAWREVAAQTGIAIDEQFNQQLKGISRMGSLERILAWGGKTGAFSEAEKAALAARKNALYVESLRTLTPQSVLPGIASLLASLRERGIRIGLASVSLNAPAILQALGLAGEFDFCADAARLTHSKPDPEIFLAACAGLGVAPARCIGVEDAQAGIDAINACGMTAVGIGEGLCGAPLRLDNTAQLTWPRLHALWNQQRHATAR is encoded by the coding sequence ATGCAACCGGATGCAGTGATTTTCGATCTCGACGGCGTTATTACCGATACCGCTCATCTGCATTTTGTGGCCTGGCGCGAGGTGGCGGCGCAGACAGGCATTGCCATCGACGAGCAGTTTAACCAGCAGCTTAAGGGCATCAGCCGGATGGGCTCGCTGGAGCGCATTCTCGCCTGGGGCGGTAAAACCGGAGCATTTAGCGAGGCGGAAAAAGCGGCGCTCGCGGCGCGAAAAAACGCGCTTTACGTCGAATCGTTACGCACGCTGACGCCGCAGTCGGTCTTACCGGGCATCGCGTCGCTGCTGGCGTCGCTTCGCGAGCGGGGCATCCGTATCGGGCTGGCGTCGGTGTCGCTCAATGCGCCAGCGATTTTGCAGGCGCTGGGGCTTGCCGGTGAGTTCGACTTCTGCGCCGATGCCGCCCGTCTTACGCACTCCAAGCCCGACCCGGAGATTTTCCTCGCCGCCTGCGCGGGCCTGGGCGTGGCGCCCGCGCGTTGTATCGGGGTGGAGGATGCCCAGGCGGGCATTGACGCTATCAACGCCTGCGGCATGACGGCCGTGGGCATTGGCGAAGGGCTTTGCGGCGCGCCGTTACGGCTGGATAACACCGCACAGCTCACCTGGCCGCGGCTGCACGCGCTCTGGAATCAACAACGGCACGCTACGGCGCGCTGA
- the ycjT gene encoding Uncharacterized glycosyl hydrolase ycjT gives MADPAAGGGHLSGGRNREVCRAMNPLTTLVEARFDPHYHNKYATLMAAGNGALGVRATHEEAYATQTRGMFFAGLYHRAGEGETTELVNLPDLVGMDIELNGEIFSLLGGEILRYRRELCFASGELARIVEWRSAQGQRFTIASTRFVSAARRGLFCLRLAITAHDGAATVRVATGIDATQTNSGRQHLAERELRVFDNCYLQGRYRTLDNASDVTLGCACRVSPQAQVSFSAKNRRLLQHSQQTLATGECFTLEKCAWVSASPDAPDDGAASVALRALRECATVGYDALLAESSEARRVWWRHARVEVDSENEADQQALDFALYHLHAMTPRHDERSSIAAKGLTGEGYKGHVFWDTEVFLLPFHLHTAPSVARQLLRYRWLNLTGAKRKAARGGWQGALFPWESARSGEEETPEFAAINIRTGQRQKVASALAEHHLVADIAWAVATYWQATGDDAFMAKEGRALLEDTARFWLSRAQDVNGRLELHDVIGPDEYTEHINNNAYTSYLAHYNVALARENHRRLGVPDDAFTAQCEDFLARLYLPVARADGVIPQDDTFFSKPTIDLTRYRASAGSQSVLLDYSRAEVNEMQILKQADVVMLLYMLPWRFDNATAAANLDYYEPRTIHDSSLSKAIHGIVAARCGRRDEAYRFWRAGCDIDLGDAPHSSDDGIHAAATGAIWLGAVQGFAGISVKAGELHVTPSLPQQWRRLAFPFCWQGRQLHLVITHDALTVRSDGAVRLFINDTAVDVEGERTFCLSADVCKEATCNRMQ, from the coding sequence CTGGCAGATCCAGCGGCTGGTGGCGGCCATCTATCAGGCGGCAGAAACAGGGAAGTGTGTCGAGCTATGAATCCGTTAACCACGCTGGTCGAAGCGCGCTTCGATCCGCATTACCACAATAAATACGCCACGCTGATGGCCGCCGGCAACGGCGCGCTGGGCGTGCGCGCTACCCATGAAGAGGCCTACGCCACCCAGACGCGCGGCATGTTTTTCGCCGGGCTATACCACCGGGCAGGCGAAGGCGAAACCACGGAGCTGGTCAATCTGCCGGATCTGGTCGGGATGGACATCGAGCTTAACGGCGAGATTTTCAGCCTGCTGGGCGGCGAGATCCTGCGCTATCGCCGCGAGCTGTGCTTTGCAAGCGGCGAGCTGGCGCGCATCGTCGAGTGGCGTTCAGCGCAGGGACAGCGTTTTACGATCGCAAGCACGCGTTTTGTCTCGGCGGCGCGGCGCGGACTGTTCTGCCTGCGGCTCGCGATCACCGCGCACGACGGCGCGGCCACGGTGCGAGTGGCGACCGGCATCGACGCCACGCAGACCAACAGTGGGCGTCAGCACCTGGCGGAGCGCGAACTGCGCGTGTTTGACAACTGTTATCTCCAGGGGCGCTATCGCACGCTGGATAACGCCTCGGACGTAACGCTGGGCTGCGCCTGCCGGGTGAGCCCTCAGGCGCAGGTCAGTTTTTCGGCCAAAAACCGTCGCCTGTTGCAGCACAGCCAGCAGACGCTCGCGACAGGCGAATGCTTCACGCTGGAAAAATGCGCCTGGGTCAGCGCGTCGCCCGACGCGCCGGATGACGGCGCGGCCAGCGTGGCGCTGAGGGCGCTGCGTGAATGCGCAACCGTGGGTTATGACGCGCTGCTGGCGGAGTCTTCAGAGGCCCGTCGCGTCTGGTGGCGCCACGCGCGCGTCGAAGTCGACAGTGAAAACGAGGCGGATCAACAGGCGCTCGATTTCGCGCTGTATCACCTGCACGCCATGACGCCGCGCCACGACGAGCGCAGCAGCATCGCGGCCAAAGGACTGACAGGAGAAGGCTACAAAGGGCATGTTTTCTGGGATACGGAAGTGTTCCTGCTGCCGTTTCATCTGCATACCGCGCCGTCGGTCGCGCGTCAGCTTCTGCGTTACCGCTGGCTGAATCTCACTGGTGCGAAGCGCAAAGCCGCGCGCGGCGGCTGGCAGGGGGCGCTGTTCCCGTGGGAGAGCGCGCGCAGCGGCGAGGAAGAGACGCCGGAATTCGCGGCGATCAACATTCGCACCGGGCAGCGCCAGAAGGTGGCGTCTGCGCTTGCTGAGCATCATCTGGTGGCGGATATCGCCTGGGCGGTGGCGACATACTGGCAGGCGACGGGCGACGACGCCTTTATGGCGAAAGAAGGCCGCGCACTGCTGGAAGACACCGCGCGTTTCTGGCTGAGCCGCGCGCAGGACGTTAACGGGCGGCTGGAGCTGCACGATGTGATTGGCCCTGACGAATACACCGAGCACATTAATAACAACGCTTACACCAGTTATCTGGCGCACTACAACGTCGCGCTGGCGCGGGAGAATCATCGACGACTCGGCGTGCCGGACGACGCCTTTACCGCGCAGTGCGAAGACTTCCTTGCGCGGCTGTATCTGCCCGTCGCGCGTGCCGATGGCGTGATCCCGCAGGACGACACGTTCTTCAGTAAGCCGACGATCGATCTCACGCGCTACCGCGCAAGCGCGGGCAGCCAGTCGGTGCTGCTTGATTACTCGCGGGCGGAAGTCAACGAGATGCAGATCCTCAAGCAGGCGGATGTCGTGATGTTGCTCTACATGCTGCCGTGGCGGTTCGATAACGCGACCGCGGCCGCGAATCTTGACTACTACGAGCCGCGCACCATTCATGACTCGTCGCTCAGTAAAGCCATTCACGGCATCGTGGCGGCCCGCTGTGGGCGACGCGATGAGGCGTATCGCTTCTGGCGCGCGGGTTGCGACATCGATCTCGGCGACGCGCCGCACAGCAGCGACGACGGTATTCATGCGGCGGCGACGGGCGCTATCTGGCTCGGCGCGGTGCAGGGGTTTGCCGGCATCAGCGTGAAAGCGGGGGAACTTCACGTGACGCCGTCACTGCCACAGCAATGGCGGCGGCTGGCGTTTCCCTTCTGCTGGCAAGGGCGACAGCTCCATCTGGTGATAACCCACGATGCGCTGACGGTCAGAAGCGATGGCGCGGTGAGGCTGTTTATCAACGACACAGCGGTGGACGTGGAAGGCGAGCGGACATTCTGTCTGTCTGCGGATGTATGCAAGGAGGCGACATGCAACCGGATGCAGTGA
- the ycjS gene encoding Uncharacterized oxidoreductase ycjS → MSAHQASPLKVAIIGAGQVADKVHASFYRTREEVQLVAVCDSRPEQAQAFAERHAIRHVFADVATLLSEVRPDIVSVCSPNRFHHEHVMQALAAGCHVMCEKPPAMTPEQADDMQQAARRAGTVLAYDFHHRFARDTQLLREQVALGTLGDVYVTNARALRRCGVPGWGVFTNKALQGGGPLIDIGIHMLDAALFVLGFPQVSRVTAHTFQKLGTTKSSGQFGRWDPQQYTVEDALFATLEFTGGNILRLETSFALNIAPQSLMNVEFCGDKAGATLFPAHIYQDCDGELLTLMQREKADEQRHQRSMEAFLDRVQGKPAPVADGDQGWQIQRLVAAIYQAAETGKCVEL, encoded by the coding sequence ATGAGTGCTCATCAAGCCTCGCCCCTGAAGGTCGCCATTATCGGCGCCGGTCAGGTGGCGGATAAAGTTCATGCCTCGTTTTACCGCACGCGCGAAGAGGTGCAACTGGTGGCTGTCTGTGACAGCCGCCCTGAACAGGCGCAGGCGTTCGCAGAACGCCACGCCATCAGGCACGTTTTCGCGGATGTCGCCACGCTGCTGTCTGAGGTGCGTCCCGATATCGTCAGCGTCTGCTCGCCAAACCGCTTTCATCATGAGCATGTGATGCAGGCGCTGGCGGCGGGCTGTCACGTGATGTGCGAAAAGCCGCCCGCCATGACGCCCGAACAGGCCGATGACATGCAGCAGGCGGCACGGCGCGCCGGCACCGTGCTGGCCTACGATTTCCACCACCGCTTCGCGCGCGATACCCAACTGCTGCGCGAGCAGGTGGCGCTCGGCACGCTCGGCGACGTGTATGTCACCAATGCGCGGGCGCTGCGGCGCTGCGGCGTGCCAGGCTGGGGCGTGTTTACTAATAAAGCGCTACAGGGCGGCGGGCCGCTTATCGACATCGGCATTCATATGCTCGACGCCGCGCTGTTCGTACTCGGGTTTCCGCAGGTATCGCGCGTCACTGCGCACACGTTCCAGAAGCTCGGCACGACCAAAAGCAGCGGTCAGTTTGGCCGCTGGGATCCGCAACAGTACACGGTAGAGGACGCGCTGTTCGCCACGCTGGAATTTACCGGCGGCAACATCCTGCGGCTTGAAACTTCGTTTGCGCTCAACATCGCGCCGCAGTCGCTGATGAACGTCGAGTTCTGCGGCGATAAAGCCGGCGCCACGCTCTTTCCGGCGCATATCTACCAGGATTGCGACGGCGAACTGCTGACGCTGATGCAGCGTGAAAAAGCCGACGAGCAGCGCCACCAGCGCAGCATGGAGGCGTTTCTCGACCGCGTGCAGGGCAAACCCGCGCCGGTTGCCGACGGCGACCAGGGCTGGCAGATCCAGCGGCTGGTGGCGGCCATCTATCAGGCGGCAGAAACAGGGAAGTGTGTCGAGCTATGA
- the ycjR gene encoding Uncharacterized protein ycjR, whose amino-acid sequence MKIATQNQAFFPENILEKFRYIKAMGFDGYEIDGKLLVDNLAEVKAAIQETGLPVTTACGGYDGWVGDFIEERRLNGLSQITRILEALAEVGGKGIVVPAAWGMFTFRLPPMKSPRSLAGDRKAVSDSLRYLDEVAARTGTTVFLEPLNRYQDHMINTLADARRYIVEGGLKHVKIIGDFYHMNIEEDNLCSAFHDNRDLLGHVHIADNHRYQPGSGAIDFHAAFDQLRADGYDGYIVYECRIRADDPALAYRQSLDFLRQC is encoded by the coding sequence ATGAAAATCGCAACGCAAAATCAGGCTTTTTTCCCGGAAAATATTCTGGAGAAATTCCGTTACATCAAAGCGATGGGCTTTGATGGCTATGAGATAGACGGCAAGCTGCTGGTGGATAACCTCGCGGAGGTCAAAGCCGCTATTCAGGAGACCGGCCTGCCGGTGACGACCGCCTGCGGCGGCTACGACGGCTGGGTTGGCGACTTTATCGAAGAACGCCGCCTGAACGGGCTTTCACAGATCACCCGTATTCTGGAGGCGCTGGCGGAGGTGGGCGGCAAAGGGATTGTCGTGCCTGCCGCCTGGGGTATGTTCACTTTCCGCCTGCCGCCGATGAAATCGCCGCGCAGCCTCGCGGGCGACAGAAAAGCGGTCAGCGACTCGCTGCGCTATCTCGACGAGGTGGCGGCGCGCACCGGCACCACCGTCTTCCTTGAGCCGCTTAACCGCTATCAGGATCACATGATCAACACGCTCGCCGACGCGCGGCGCTATATCGTCGAGGGCGGTCTGAAGCACGTCAAAATCATCGGCGATTTTTATCACATGAATATCGAGGAAGATAACCTGTGCAGCGCCTTCCACGATAACCGCGATCTCCTGGGGCACGTTCACATCGCGGACAATCACCGCTATCAGCCAGGCAGCGGGGCTATCGATTTCCACGCTGCGTTCGACCAACTGCGCGCTGACGGCTACGACGGTTATATCGTCTATGAGTGCCGTATCCGGGCGGACGACCCGGCGCTGGCCTACCGGCAGTCGCTCGATTTCCTGCGTCAGTGCTAA
- the ycjQ gene encoding Uncharacterized zinc-type alcohol dehydrogenase-like protein ycjQ yields the protein MKKLVAQAPRVAALVEYQDRAVAENEVKIRVRYGAPKHGTEVVDFRAASPFIDEEFSSEWQLFTPRPEGAPRGIEFGKFQLGNMVVGEIIERGASVTGYAVGDTVCTYGPLMETVIVNAVDNYKLRKMPQGGSWKNAVCYDPAQFAMSGVRDGNVRVGDFVVVVGLGAIGQIAVQLAKKAGASVVIGVDPIEHRCAIARRHGADYTFNPIGADIGLEIKKLTGKQGADVIIETSGNADALQAALRGIAYGGTISYVAFAKPFTSLNFGREAHFNNAKIVFSRACSEPNPDYPRWSRKRIEETCWTLLMNGYLNCEDLIDPVVPFAQSAESYMKYVDKHPELSIKMGVTF from the coding sequence ATGAAAAAATTAGTAGCTCAGGCGCCGCGCGTGGCCGCGCTGGTGGAGTATCAGGACCGTGCGGTCGCGGAGAACGAAGTGAAAATCCGCGTCCGCTACGGCGCGCCGAAACATGGCACTGAAGTGGTGGATTTTCGCGCGGCGAGTCCGTTCATCGATGAAGAATTTTCCAGCGAATGGCAGCTCTTTACGCCGCGTCCTGAAGGCGCGCCGCGCGGGATTGAGTTCGGCAAATTCCAGCTCGGCAATATGGTGGTGGGCGAGATTATCGAGCGCGGCGCAAGCGTCACCGGCTATGCCGTGGGCGATACGGTGTGCACCTATGGTCCGCTGATGGAAACCGTCATCGTCAACGCCGTGGATAACTATAAGCTTCGCAAAATGCCGCAGGGCGGAAGCTGGAAAAACGCCGTCTGCTACGACCCGGCGCAGTTCGCCATGAGCGGCGTGCGCGATGGCAACGTGCGCGTCGGCGATTTCGTGGTGGTGGTGGGCCTTGGCGCTATCGGGCAGATCGCCGTGCAGCTGGCGAAAAAAGCGGGCGCGTCGGTGGTCATCGGCGTCGATCCTATCGAACACCGCTGCGCCATCGCGCGCCGTCACGGCGCGGACTACACCTTTAACCCGATTGGCGCGGACATCGGGCTGGAAATTAAAAAGCTCACCGGCAAACAGGGCGCTGACGTCATTATCGAAACCAGCGGCAACGCCGACGCGCTCCAGGCTGCGCTGCGCGGTATCGCCTACGGCGGCACTATCTCGTATGTGGCATTTGCCAAGCCATTCACCAGCCTTAACTTCGGGCGCGAAGCGCACTTTAACAACGCGAAAATTGTCTTCTCCCGCGCGTGCAGCGAGCCGAACCCGGACTACCCGCGCTGGAGCCGCAAGCGTATCGAAGAGACCTGCTGGACGCTCCTGATGAACGGCTATCTCAACTGCGAGGATCTGATTGACCCGGTGGTGCCTTTCGCGCAGAGCGCGGAGAGCTACATGAAGTATGTCGATAAGCACCCGGAACTGAGCATCAAAATGGGCGTCACTTTTTAA
- the ycjP gene encoding Inner membrane ABC transporter permease protein ycjP, which produces MATNKRLTRRVAFYLGLALFLIVTLFPFFVMLMTSFKSPKEAISLHPTLFPQHGTLAHYVDIFNPLIFPFVTYFRNSLVVSVVSSGVAVFIGILGAYALSKLRFKGRMTINASFYTVYMFSGILLVVPLFKIITALGIYDTQLAIIVTMVTQTLPTAVFMLKSYFDTIPDEIEEAAMMDGLNRLQIIFRITVPLAVSGLVSVFVYCFMVAWNDYLFASIFLSSASNFTLPVGLNTLFSTPDYIWGRMMAASLVTALPVVVMYALSERFIKSGLTDGGVKG; this is translated from the coding sequence ATGGCAACAAATAAACGTCTTACGCGGCGCGTCGCGTTTTATCTCGGGCTGGCGCTGTTCCTGATTGTGACGCTGTTTCCTTTTTTCGTCATGCTGATGACCTCGTTCAAAAGCCCGAAAGAGGCGATTTCGCTGCATCCGACGCTGTTCCCGCAGCACGGGACGCTCGCGCATTATGTCGACATTTTTAACCCGCTGATCTTTCCGTTCGTCACCTATTTTCGCAACAGCCTGGTGGTATCGGTGGTGTCGTCCGGCGTCGCGGTGTTTATCGGCATTCTCGGGGCCTACGCGCTGTCAAAGCTGCGCTTTAAGGGCCGGATGACCATCAACGCCAGCTTTTACACGGTGTATATGTTCTCCGGCATCCTGCTGGTGGTGCCGCTGTTCAAAATCATCACCGCACTCGGCATCTACGACACGCAGCTCGCCATTATCGTCACCATGGTGACCCAGACGCTGCCCACCGCTGTGTTCATGCTGAAAAGCTACTTCGACACCATTCCGGATGAGATCGAAGAGGCGGCGATGATGGATGGCTTAAACCGACTGCAAATCATCTTTCGCATCACCGTGCCGCTGGCGGTCTCGGGGCTGGTCTCGGTGTTTGTTTACTGCTTTATGGTGGCGTGGAACGACTACCTCTTCGCCTCGATTTTCCTTTCCAGCGCATCGAATTTCACGCTGCCTGTCGGGCTTAACACGCTCTTCAGCACGCCGGACTACATCTGGGGACGCATGATGGCGGCCTCGCTGGTGACGGCGCTGCCGGTGGTCGTGATGTATGCGCTTTCCGAACGTTTCATAAAAAGTGGGTTGACCGACGGCGGCGTGAAGGGCTGA
- the ycjO gene encoding Inner membrane ABC transporter permease protein ycjO: MSNIEISFLRLPLNPRLPSQFTGLENYLKILSDPGFWHSLWMTCWYTALVVAGSTALGLAVAIFFNREFRFRKTARSLVILSYVTPSISLVFAWKYMFNNGYGVVNWVAGDLLHLYDQAPLWFDNPASSFALVVLFAVWRYFPYAFISFLAILQTIDKSLYEAAEMDGASAWQRFRIVTLPAIMPVLATVVTLRTIWMFYMFADVYLLTTKVDILGVYLYKTAFAFNDLGKAAAISVVLFIIIFAVILITRKRVNLHGNK, from the coding sequence CTGTCGAATATCGAAATCAGTTTTTTACGCTTACCGCTCAACCCGCGTCTGCCGTCGCAGTTCACCGGGCTTGAGAACTACCTCAAAATCCTCAGCGATCCGGGCTTCTGGCACTCGCTCTGGATGACCTGCTGGTATACGGCGCTGGTGGTGGCGGGCAGTACCGCGCTGGGGCTGGCGGTGGCGATTTTCTTTAACCGCGAATTCCGCTTTCGCAAAACCGCGCGCTCGCTGGTGATCCTCTCCTATGTCACGCCGTCAATTTCGCTGGTGTTCGCGTGGAAATATATGTTCAACAACGGCTACGGCGTCGTGAACTGGGTGGCGGGCGATCTGCTGCATCTCTACGATCAGGCGCCGCTGTGGTTCGACAACCCCGCCAGCAGCTTCGCGCTGGTAGTGCTGTTCGCCGTCTGGCGCTACTTCCCCTACGCCTTTATCTCGTTTCTGGCGATTTTGCAGACTATCGACAAATCGCTCTACGAGGCGGCGGAAATGGACGGCGCCAGCGCCTGGCAGCGGTTTCGCATCGTGACGCTGCCCGCCATTATGCCGGTGCTGGCGACCGTGGTGACGCTGCGCACTATCTGGATGTTCTACATGTTCGCCGACGTTTATCTGCTGACCACTAAAGTCGATATCCTGGGCGTCTATCTCTACAAAACCGCCTTTGCGTTCAATGACCTCGGCAAAGCGGCGGCGATCTCCGTCGTGCTGTTCATCATCATTTTCGCAGTGATCCTGATTACCAGAAAGCGGGTGAATCTCCATGGCAACAAATAA